A single window of Anomaloglossus baeobatrachus isolate aAnoBae1 chromosome 5, aAnoBae1.hap1, whole genome shotgun sequence DNA harbors:
- the STX3 gene encoding syntaxin-3 isoform X2 yields the protein MKDRLEQLKATQDTDDTDEVDISIDNAAFMDDFFAQIEETRQNIEKISESVNETKRLHSVILSAPLPEQKTKDELENLTVEIKKAANSVRSRLKSMEQSIEQDSIQSSADLRIRKSQHSVLARKFVDVMTKYNEAQVDFRERSKGRIQRQLEITGKNTTDDELEEMLESGNPNIFTSGIINDSQISRQALSEIESRHRDIVRLESSLKELHDMFLDIAMLVENQGEVTDNIEINVMKSVDHVEKARVETTKAVKYQNKARKGALIDRIENNMDESVGFVERAVADTKKAVKYQSEARRKMIIIIVVVIILLAIIALIIGLSLGLKKN from the exons ACTCAAGATACAGATGACACAGATGAAGTTGACATCTCCATTGACAATGCGGCCTTTATGGATGATTTCTTTGCTCAG ATTGAGGAGACCCGGCAGAACATTGAGAAGATCTCTGAGAGTGTTAATGAGACGAAGAGACTGCATAGTGTGATCCTATCCGCTCCACTACCTGAACAGA AAACGAAGGATGAATTGGAGAACTTGACAGTAGAGATCAAGAAAGCTGCAAACAGCGTGAGGTCACGTTTAAAGT CAATGGAACAGTCCATAGAGCAGGACTCTATACAGTCCTCTGCTGACCTTCGAATACGGAAATCACAG CATTCTGTTCTCGCCCGGAAATTTGTGGATGTTATGACAAAGTACAATGAAGCTCAGGTTGATTTCAGGGAGCGAAGCAAAGGACGGATCCAAAGACAGCTGGAAATCA CTGGCAAAAATACAACAGATGATGAACTGGAGGAAATGCTTGAGAGTGGAAATCCAAATATTTTTACATCTGGG ATTATTAATGACTCACAGATATCCCGTCAGGCATTAAGTGAGATTGAGTCCCGACATCGTGATATTGTACGATTGGAGAGCAGCTTGAAAGAACTTCACGATATGTTCCTGGACATTGCAATGTTGGTTGAGAACCAG GGGGAAGTGACAGATAATATAGAGATCAACGTCATGAAATCAGTGGATCATGTAGAAAAAGCGCGAGTAGAAACCACAAAAGCTGTAAAATACCAGAATAAAGCACGAAAG GGTGCTCTTATAGACCGCATAGAAAATAACATGGATGAGTCGGTGGGTTTTGTGGAACGAGCAGTGGCTGACACAAAGAAAGCAGTAAAATACCAGAGTGAGGCCAGGCGG AAAATGATCATAATTATTGTGGTGGTAATTATTCTACTAGCAATTATTGCCCTGATTATCGGCTTATCTCTGGGACTGAAGAAGAATTGA
- the STX3 gene encoding syntaxin-3 isoform X1 — MKDRLEQLKATQDTDDTDEVDISIDNAAFMDDFFAQIEETRQNIEKISESVNETKRLHSVILSAPLPEQKTKDELENLTVEIKKAANSVRSRLKSMEQSIEQDSIQSSADLRIRKSQHSVLARKFVDVMTKYNEAQVDFRERSKGRIQRQLEITGKNTTDDELEEMLESGNPNIFTSGIINDSQISRQALSEIESRHRDIVRLESSLKELHDMFLDIAMLVENQGEVTDNIEINVMKSVDHVEKARVETTKAVKYQNKARKKMIIIIVVVIILLAIIALIIGLSLGLKKN; from the exons ACTCAAGATACAGATGACACAGATGAAGTTGACATCTCCATTGACAATGCGGCCTTTATGGATGATTTCTTTGCTCAG ATTGAGGAGACCCGGCAGAACATTGAGAAGATCTCTGAGAGTGTTAATGAGACGAAGAGACTGCATAGTGTGATCCTATCCGCTCCACTACCTGAACAGA AAACGAAGGATGAATTGGAGAACTTGACAGTAGAGATCAAGAAAGCTGCAAACAGCGTGAGGTCACGTTTAAAGT CAATGGAACAGTCCATAGAGCAGGACTCTATACAGTCCTCTGCTGACCTTCGAATACGGAAATCACAG CATTCTGTTCTCGCCCGGAAATTTGTGGATGTTATGACAAAGTACAATGAAGCTCAGGTTGATTTCAGGGAGCGAAGCAAAGGACGGATCCAAAGACAGCTGGAAATCA CTGGCAAAAATACAACAGATGATGAACTGGAGGAAATGCTTGAGAGTGGAAATCCAAATATTTTTACATCTGGG ATTATTAATGACTCACAGATATCCCGTCAGGCATTAAGTGAGATTGAGTCCCGACATCGTGATATTGTACGATTGGAGAGCAGCTTGAAAGAACTTCACGATATGTTCCTGGACATTGCAATGTTGGTTGAGAACCAG GGGGAAGTGACAGATAATATAGAGATCAACGTCATGAAATCAGTGGATCATGTAGAAAAAGCGCGAGTAGAAACCACAAAAGCTGTAAAATACCAGAATAAAGCACGAAAG AAAATGATCATAATTATTGTGGTGGTAATTATTCTACTAGCAATTATTGCCCTGATTATCGGCTTATCTCTGGGACTGAAGAAGAATTGA